One window from the genome of Pseudonocardia hierapolitana encodes:
- a CDS encoding nuclear transport factor 2 family protein → MTQTTETTIDRYITIFDRAARDPAALEELRSIFAPDAPVQLTDEQEPVTGLTAIMTLYRGITGYMADSTHFWTTTVLDDGTLEYHWVQAARSTDGRLLTNSGIERASVNAEGLITNLRNQMVPPDNRL, encoded by the coding sequence ATGACCCAGACGACCGAGACCACGATCGACCGCTACATCACGATCTTCGACCGTGCAGCCCGCGACCCGGCAGCACTCGAGGAACTTCGGTCGATCTTCGCGCCCGACGCCCCCGTGCAGCTCACCGACGAGCAAGAGCCGGTCACCGGGCTCACCGCGATCATGACCCTCTACCGGGGCATCACCGGATACATGGCCGACAGCACGCACTTCTGGACCACCACCGTGCTCGACGACGGCACGCTTGAGTACCACTGGGTCCAAGCAGCCCGCTCCACCGACGGCCGACTACTGACCAACAGCGGCATCGAGCGCGCGAGCGTCAACGCCGAGGGCCTCATCACCAACCTGCGCAACCAGATGGTCCCCCCGGACAACCGGCTCTGA
- a CDS encoding NIPSNAP family protein: protein MDIYELRTYTMASREDLDFYKDVIYPRHLTSFKEFDIHPHGFWTSPQDEEPRLYVLVSAPEGSDLAELGERYMNSPGFRSDVEGFDVSKIRRVDTLTLNPTASSPLQ from the coding sequence ATGGACATCTACGAGTTGCGCACCTACACCATGGCCAGCCGGGAAGACCTGGACTTCTACAAGGACGTCATCTACCCCCGGCACCTGACCAGCTTCAAGGAGTTCGACATCCACCCGCACGGCTTCTGGACCAGCCCTCAGGACGAGGAGCCGCGGCTGTACGTCCTGGTCTCCGCACCGGAGGGCAGCGATCTCGCCGAGCTGGGCGAGCGGTACATGAACAGCCCCGGGTTCCGCAGCGATGTCGAAGGATTCGACGTGTCGAAGATCCGCCGGGTCGACACGCTGACACTGAACCCGACGGCCAGCTCACCCCTCCAGTAG
- a CDS encoding tyrosine-type recombinase/integrase translates to MVWRSVRASGDTKTTRSRRSLALPQRAVDALSAQRERQQALRAKTGPRWKEHGLVFASEVGTETSAGNVRRAVRRILRAAGLKAEEWTPRELRHSFVSLLSDGGVPIERISRLVGHTGTTVTEKVYRHQLRPVIEHGAVAMDRIFPVAGT, encoded by the coding sequence ATGGTGTGGCGGTCCGTCCGCGCGAGCGGGGACACGAAGACCACGAGGTCCAGACGCTCACTCGCACTGCCTCAGCGGGCCGTCGACGCTCTGTCCGCCCAGCGCGAGCGACAGCAAGCCCTGCGCGCGAAAACAGGGCCGCGTTGGAAGGAGCACGGCCTCGTGTTCGCCTCCGAAGTCGGCACCGAGACGAGCGCGGGCAACGTGCGCCGCGCAGTCCGGCGCATCCTCCGCGCGGCGGGCCTCAAGGCCGAGGAGTGGACGCCGCGCGAGCTACGTCACAGCTTCGTGTCGTTGCTGTCGGACGGGGGCGTGCCGATCGAGCGGATCTCCCGGTTGGTCGGCCATACCGGGACCACGGTGACGGAGAAGGTCTACCGGCATCAGCTCCGGCCCGTGATCGAGCACGGCGCGGTGGCGATGGACCGGATCTTCCCGGTCGCAGGGACGTAG
- a CDS encoding helix-turn-helix domain-containing protein: MTTTRLSTTEAGAGAEFDFWADAISSTFVPLDCAPAAEGAFHAELVSTRAADVQFTQVTAAPHRVLRTRRMIARADVGHYKVGLQPAGVGWISQGGRDAVLRPGDLTVYDTSRPYTLMFDRDPAFKTFVIMAPEHRLGLPRASMEQLVATTISGRHGLGSVVSPFLARIADLMSAGEPALTARLGVNVTDLLSTLFRERLELGSVDPETLRSARLLAVQAWIGRHLDQPDLSPEAVATANHISVRYLYRLFEAEGTTVGRWSKEQRLEGCRRELADPSLGHLGVSAIGARWGLSDPASLSRAFRAMYGMSPRDYRAQALRPGVIGR, translated from the coding sequence ATGACAACGACCCGCCTGTCCACGACCGAGGCGGGGGCCGGCGCGGAGTTCGACTTCTGGGCGGACGCCATCTCGTCCACGTTCGTGCCGCTCGACTGCGCGCCCGCCGCCGAAGGCGCGTTCCATGCCGAGCTCGTCAGCACCCGTGCGGCCGACGTCCAGTTCACCCAGGTCACGGCCGCCCCGCATCGGGTCCTGCGAACCCGCCGGATGATCGCACGTGCCGACGTGGGCCACTACAAGGTAGGTCTGCAGCCCGCCGGCGTCGGCTGGATCAGCCAGGGCGGGCGCGACGCCGTCCTGCGGCCTGGCGATCTCACCGTCTACGACACGTCACGCCCCTACACGCTCATGTTCGACCGCGACCCGGCCTTCAAGACCTTCGTGATCATGGCCCCCGAACATCGCCTCGGGCTGCCACGCGCGTCGATGGAGCAGCTCGTCGCGACCACCATCAGCGGCCGCCACGGCCTGGGTTCCGTGGTGTCGCCCTTCCTCGCCCGGATCGCCGATCTGATGAGCGCCGGAGAACCCGCGCTCACCGCGCGGCTCGGGGTCAACGTCACGGACCTGCTGAGCACGCTCTTCCGGGAACGTCTCGAGCTGGGCTCGGTGGATCCCGAGACTCTGAGGAGTGCCCGGCTGCTCGCCGTGCAGGCCTGGATCGGCCGGCACCTCGACCAGCCCGATCTCAGCCCGGAGGCCGTCGCGACCGCCAACCACATCTCGGTGCGCTACCTCTACCGCCTCTTCGAGGCCGAGGGGACGACGGTCGGACGCTGGAGCAAGGAGCAGCGCCTCGAAGGGTGTCGTCGTGAGCTGGCCGACCCGTCGCTCGGACACCTCGGAGTCAGCGCGATCGGCGCCCGGTGGGGGCTCTCCGATCCCGCCTCGTTGAGCCGCGCCTTCCGGGCGATGTACGGGATGTCGCCACGTGACTACCGGGCGCAGGCGCTTCGTCCGGGTGTCATTGGACGCTGA